One window of Aliarcobacter lanthieri genomic DNA carries:
- a CDS encoding HU family DNA-binding protein — MNKTEFIDAVAVKAGLSKKDAKGAVDAVLEVITEALVKKDSVSFIGFGTFATAERAARVAKVPGTDKTVNVPATTVAKFKVGKSLKEVVAK, encoded by the coding sequence ATGAATAAAACAGAGTTTATCGATGCAGTTGCTGTAAAAGCAGGTTTATCTAAAAAAGATGCAAAAGGTGCAGTTGATGCTGTATTAGAAGTTATTACTGAAGCTTTAGTTAAAAAAGATTCTGTAAGTTTTATAGGGTTTGGTACATTTGCTACAGCTGAAAGAGCTGCTAGAGTTGCAAAAGTTCCAGGTACAGATAAGACTGTTAATGTTCCTGCTACAACTGTTGCCAAATTTAAAGTTGGAAAATCTTTAAAAGAAGTTGTTGCTAAGTAG